The following nucleotide sequence is from Nitratidesulfovibrio termitidis HI1.
ATCACGATACGGCGGGGCAACGAAAGGAGAAGAGTATGCCTTCTGTAATGTATTTCATCATAAGCGTGGCTTCGCTTATCATCGGCTACATGGTGTATAGCCGTGTCGTCGAGCGGTTCTTTGGGGCAGATAACTGCAAGTCAACCCCTGCCTGCACCATGGCCGACGGCGTTGACTACGTGAAAATGTCCCCGGGCAAGATATTTCTCATCCAGCTGCTGAACATCGCGGGGCTTGGCCCGGTGTTCGGCCCCATTCTGGGCGCGCTGTACGGCCCGTGGGCGCTGGTGTGGATCGTGCTGGGCTCCATCTTTGCCGGGGGTGTGCACGACTACTTCTCGGGCATGCTTTCGGTGCGCTACGCGGGCAAGTCCGTGCCCGACGTGGTGGGCTACAACCTGGGTTACGGCTTCAAGCAGTTCATGCGCTTCTTCTCGGTGGTGCTGTTGCTGCTGGTGGGCGTGGTCTTCGTCACCGGCCCGGCTGCGCTGCTGGCCAGCATGACCGACTGGACCCTGCTGGTGTGGGTGGTGATCATCTTCGCCTACTACTTCCTGGCCACCATCCTGCCGGTGGACAAGATCATCGGGCGCATCTATCCGCTGTTCGCCGTCATCCTGCTGATCATGGCCGTGGGCCTTACCGCCATGCTGTTCATCAAGGGCTTCGACTTCTACCCCGCCGCCCAGTGGACCAACCAGCACCCCAAGGGCCTGCCCCTGTGGCCGCTGATGTTCATCACCATCGCCTGTGGGGCCATTTCGGGCTTCCATGCCACCCAGTCGCCCATGATGGCCCGTTGCGTGCCCGATGAAAACTGCGGTCGCCCCATCTTCTACGGCGCCATGATCGCCGAGGGCGTCATCGCCCTGATCTGGGCCACCCTGGGCATGACCTTCTACCAGACCCCCGATGCGCTCAACGCCACCCTGGCCGCTGGCGGCCCGGGCAAGGTGGTCAAGGACGTGTCCATCGCGCTGATGGGCCCCGTGGGCGGCATCCTGGCCATTCTGGGCGTGGTGGTACTGCCCATCACCTCTGGCGACACGGCCTTCCGCTCCGCGCGTTTGACCATTGCCGACTTCCTGAACTTCTCGCAGGTGGAAAAGGCCAAGCGCCTGCTCATCGCGGTGCCCCTGTTCGTGGTGGGCGCCATCCTGTCGCAGATGAACTTCGACCTGATCTGGCGCTACTTCGGCTGGGCCAACCAGACCCTTGCCACCATCGTGTTGTGGGCGGCCGCCGCCTACCTGGTGCGGCGGGGCATGTTCCACTGGATCGCCAGCGTGCCCGCCACCTTCATGACCTCGGTGTGCACCACCTACCTGTGCTACGCCAAGATCGGCCTGGGCCTGCCGCTGGATGTCTCCACGTGGATCGGCGTTGCCACGGCTGCCGGTTCGCTGATCCTGTTCCTGTTCAAGCGCAAGGCGTTCGAGGCGTCCCCGGCGTAACCGCGGGATCGGCCAACGACGCACAGGCATGGCCGGATTTCCCCGGCATGCACGAAACGAAGGCGGGGTCCACGTGGACCCCGCCTTTTCGTTGGCTGCAACTATCTGTTCCGTCTGGCGCCGTCCGGAACCTGCCGGACGGAGGATGGCAAAATGGCGTTCCCTCTACCCGCCGATGGCGCTCATGCGGCGATTGGCCACGGCGGTGC
It contains:
- a CDS encoding carbon starvation CstA family protein, with the protein product MPSVMYFIISVASLIIGYMVYSRVVERFFGADNCKSTPACTMADGVDYVKMSPGKIFLIQLLNIAGLGPVFGPILGALYGPWALVWIVLGSIFAGGVHDYFSGMLSVRYAGKSVPDVVGYNLGYGFKQFMRFFSVVLLLLVGVVFVTGPAALLASMTDWTLLVWVVIIFAYYFLATILPVDKIIGRIYPLFAVILLIMAVGLTAMLFIKGFDFYPAAQWTNQHPKGLPLWPLMFITIACGAISGFHATQSPMMARCVPDENCGRPIFYGAMIAEGVIALIWATLGMTFYQTPDALNATLAAGGPGKVVKDVSIALMGPVGGILAILGVVVLPITSGDTAFRSARLTIADFLNFSQVEKAKRLLIAVPLFVVGAILSQMNFDLIWRYFGWANQTLATIVLWAAAAYLVRRGMFHWIASVPATFMTSVCTTYLCYAKIGLGLPLDVSTWIGVATAAGSLILFLFKRKAFEASPA